In Musa acuminata AAA Group cultivar baxijiao chromosome BXJ3-11, Cavendish_Baxijiao_AAA, whole genome shotgun sequence, one DNA window encodes the following:
- the LOC103971426 gene encoding aquaporin SIP1-1 — translation MGAIRAAAADGLITFLWVFCVSTVRAATSLVTAALQIQGVAFSLFVTTTLIFALVFVFGLITAAIGGASFNPTATAAFYAAGLGSDNLLSMALRFPAQAAGAVAGALAIMEVMPPQHKRMLGGPSLKVDLHTGALAEGVLTFIITLAVLWIIIRGPRSPVVKTWMVAVSTVAMVVAGAGYTGPAMNPANAFGWAYINNRHNTWEQFYVYWICPFIGAIVAGWFFRIIFPQRAEKAKKA, via the exons ATGGGTGCTATAAGGGCCGCCGCGGCGGACGGGTTGATCACGTTCCTATGGGTCTTCTGCGTCTCTACCGTGCGCGCCGCCACCTCCCTCGTGACGGCCGCCCTCCAGATCCAGGGCGTCGCCTTCTCGCTCTTTGTCACCACCACCCTCATCTTCGCCCTCGTCTTCGTCTTCGGCCTCATCACCGCCGCCATCGGCGGCGCCAGCTTTAATCCCACTGCCACGGCCGCGTTCTATGCTGCCGGATTGGGGTCCGACAACCTCCTCTCCATGGCGCTCCGCTTCCCCGCCCAG GCGGCTGGGGCGGTGGCTGGGGCTTTGGCGATCATGGAAGTCATGCCTCCCCAGCACAAGCGCATGTTGGGCGGGCCTTCGTTGAAGGTGGATCTTCACACGGGGGCCTTGGCGGAAGGTGTGCTGACCTTCATCATCACCTTGGCCGTGCTCTGGATCATCATCAGGGGCCCTCGCAGCCCGGTCGTGAAGACGTGGATGGTCGCCGTCTCCACGGTTGCGATGGTTGTAGCGGGCGCTGGTTACACTGGACCGGCCATGAATCCAGCTAAT GCATTTGGCTGGGCATATATCAACAATCGCCATAATACGTGGGAGCAATTTTACGTCTACTGGATATGCCCATTCATCGGCGCTATTGTTGCTGGCTGGTTCTTCAGGATTATCTTCCCGCAGCGTGCAGAGAAGGCTAAAAAAGCTTGA
- the LOC103971425 gene encoding UDP-glycosyltransferase 87A2: MEALHSAVNGHVAVLPYPGRGHINPMLRLARRLAARGFLVTVVLTEEWLSLLSDSLPQPLPAAVRLRTIPDVVPSERGRGADFASFIRSVLVRMGGPVAALLAELDPSPDAIIADSMLPWAPLIAHRMGVPVAAFFPQAANVFLAFQELKTLAAGLSQPSELCQTGTDTTRNGDGFLDRLPKAASGHLGDFITHSAGEGMLKAFMDGIAWFSSARCLLFNSFDQLERRAFDKLLRANLSVPFYPVGPFVPDAADDEEAATAPCCKWLDSQPKSSVLYVSMSSFLPVSGEEIKEIAVGLQMSGHHFLWAVRDATNTVRELIGEKGMVVPWCDQPRMLRHPSVGGFLTHCGWNSTLEAIDAGVPMLTFPLMWDQYPNSKLVVEDWKIGLRLGDEEKDGVGREEVARAVQRLMDLDAAESKELRRRAMELKERSHAALREKGSSTMNLDAFVDHLLEKAD, from the exons ATGGAAGCCCTCCACTCCGCCGTGAACGGCCACGTGGCGGTGCTGCCCTACCCCGGCCGCGGTCACATCAACCCCATGCTCCGCCTCGCCCGCCGCCTCGCCGCCCGCGGCTTCCTCGTTACCGTCGTCCTCACCGAGGAGTGGCTCTCCCTCCTCTCCGACTCCCTCCCCCAGCCGCTCCCCGCGGCCGTCCGCCTCCGCACCATCCCGGACGTGGTCCCCTCGGAGCGGGGCCGCGGGGCGGACTTCGCCTCCTTCATCCGGTCGGTGCTCGTCCGGATGGGCGGCCCCGTGGCCGCCCTTCTCGCAGAGCTCGACCCTTCCCCGGACGCCATCATCGCCGACTCGATGCTGCCCTGGGCGCCGCTGATCGCGCATCGCATGGGTGTCCCGGTGGCGGCGTTCTTTCCCCAGGCTGCGAACGTGTTCTTGGCCTTCCAAGAGCTCAAAACCCTCGCCGCCGGTCTGTCGCAGCCATCGGAGCTCTGCCAAACGGGCACCGACACCACTC GTAATGGAGACGGGTTTCTCGACCGTTTACCGAAAGCAGCCTCCGGGCACCTCGGCGACTTCATCACCCATTCCGCCGGGGAAGGCATGCTCAAGGCCTTCATGGACGGCATCGCTTGGTTCAGCTCCGCTCGGTGCCTCCTCTTCaactccttcgaccagctcgagcGCCGCGCCTTCGACAAGCTGCTGAGGGCCAATCTCTCGGTCCCCTTCTACCCGGTCGGCCCCTTCGTGCCCGACGCGGCCGACGACGAGGAGGCGGCCACCGCCCCCTGCTGCAAATGGTTGGACTCCCAACCAAAGAGCTCGGTGTTGTACGTCTCGATGAGCAGCTTCCTCCCCGTCTCGGGCGAGGAGATCAAGGAGATTGCCGTGGGGCTTCAGATGAGTGGGCATCACTTCCTATGGGCCGTGCGAGACGCGACGAACACCGTCCGTGAGCTGATCGGCGAGAAGGGGATGGTCGTGCCGTGGTGCGACCAGCCGAGGATGCTGCGCCATCCTTCCGTGGGGGGCTTCTTGACGCACTGCGGCTGGAACTCGACGTTGGAAGCCATTGATGCAGGCGTGCCCATGCTGACATTTCCACTGATGTGGGATCAGTACCCGAACAGCAAGCTGGTCGTGGAAGACTGGAAGATCGGACTGCGGTTGGGGGACGAGGAAAAGGATGGGGTTGGGAGGGAAGAGGTGGCGAGGGCGGTGCAGAGGTTGATGGACTTGGACGCGGCGGAGAGCAAGGAGCTGAGGAGAAGGGCGATGGAGCTCAAGGAGAGGTCTCATGCGGCACTGAGAGAGAAGGGGTCGTCTACCATGAACCTGGACGCTTTCGTCGACCACCTGCTAGAGAAAGCAGACTGA
- the LOC103971427 gene encoding uncharacterized protein LOC103971427, whose product MGSLMAGWSSPVLDPETVRHRRNRSLTKEEIEIYRSSHGRVEGEKGPYESRSAPNSPKRHQETDELDLRRSLLWHQLQNTEPAAEPLPDNPTNTGDWWTRSNSAFLNEPPREEADVAAHKYTAQFHVAELATKKARA is encoded by the exons ATGGGTTCTCTCATGGCAGGATGGTCGTCACCCGTTTTGGATCCGGAAACAG TTCGACACAGGAGGAACAGATCACTGACGAAAGAAGAGATCGAGATCTACCGGAGTTCTCACGGGCGAGTCGAAGGAGAAAAAGGCCCGTACGAGTCGCGATCAGCTCCGAATTCTCCAAAACGGCATCAG GAGACGGATGAGTTAGACCTGAGGAGGTCTCTGTTGTGGCACCAACTCCAGAACACCGAGCCCGCGGCGGAGCCGTTGCCGGACAATCCCACCAACACCGGCGACTG GTGGACAAGGAGCAATTCGGCCTTCCTGAACGAGCCGCCGCGCGAGGAGGCGGACGTCGCGGCGCACAAGTACACGGCTCAGTTCCATGTCGCCGAGCTCGCCACCAAGAAAGCCCGTGCTTAG